The Prochlorococcus marinus str. MIT 9301 genome window below encodes:
- a CDS encoding potassium transporter TrkG, giving the protein MKLTSKVYKLKDAYKKLSVPQFTIVTGLFIICLGTLILSSPLCSSSKVGLWEAFFTSTSAITVTGLTIIDIGVDLNFFGQVFLAFMLLSGGLGLMAITTFLQGFVVKGTKLRTRLDKGKTLDEFGVGGIGRTFQSIAITAISIISFGAIILYSFGFVDIQNNWERLWSSIFHSISAYNNAGFSLMSNSLQDYRTNYLVNIVFVFLIVMGGLGWRVIDDIWSHKKNLSYKKLSLHSRLVIRTSLSLILFGSLGFFITESLLNSQFFNDLNLFERLISSIFETVSARTAGFTNFPISLNSISDTGLLLLMTLMFIGASTGGTGGGIKTTTFIALMAATRSTLRGQKDVIISNRLISDKVILKAVGITVGSLLFVLLMAMLLSTTNTFVKKESFTFLEILFTCISAFATVGFDIGLTAKLNHFGQFILIVGMFVGRLGILLLLSALWQALYKSRIDRQKRIGYPRADLYV; this is encoded by the coding sequence GTGAAACTCACAAGTAAGGTTTATAAGTTAAAAGATGCTTACAAAAAGCTATCTGTACCTCAATTTACTATTGTTACGGGCTTGTTTATTATTTGCCTTGGAACTTTAATTTTGAGCTCTCCATTATGTTCATCTTCAAAGGTTGGTTTGTGGGAAGCATTTTTTACATCTACTTCTGCAATAACCGTTACAGGCTTAACCATAATAGATATTGGTGTTGATTTAAATTTTTTTGGTCAAGTTTTCTTAGCTTTTATGCTTTTATCAGGTGGTTTAGGATTAATGGCCATTACAACATTTTTACAAGGGTTTGTTGTTAAGGGCACAAAGCTAAGAACTAGATTAGACAAAGGAAAGACTTTAGATGAATTTGGAGTTGGAGGCATTGGTCGAACTTTTCAAAGCATTGCTATTACTGCGATTAGTATCATATCCTTTGGCGCAATTATCTTATATTCTTTCGGATTTGTAGATATTCAAAATAATTGGGAAAGACTATGGTCCTCGATTTTTCACAGCATTTCTGCATACAACAATGCAGGTTTTTCGTTAATGTCAAATAGTCTTCAAGATTATAGAACAAATTATTTGGTGAATATTGTTTTTGTTTTTCTCATTGTTATGGGTGGATTGGGTTGGCGGGTTATTGATGATATTTGGAGTCATAAAAAAAATCTTTCTTATAAGAAATTAAGCCTTCATTCCAGACTAGTTATTAGGACAAGTTTGTCTCTAATATTGTTCGGATCATTAGGATTCTTTATCACTGAATCATTGCTAAATAGTCAATTTTTTAATGATTTAAATTTGTTTGAACGGTTGATTTCATCTATCTTCGAAACAGTTAGTGCTAGAACTGCAGGCTTTACAAATTTTCCGATTTCTTTGAACTCTATCTCAGATACTGGCCTCTTATTACTAATGACGCTTATGTTTATTGGAGCAAGTACAGGAGGTACTGGTGGAGGCATAAAAACAACTACATTTATTGCCTTAATGGCTGCAACTAGATCAACTTTAAGAGGTCAGAAAGATGTAATTATTAGCAATAGATTAATTTCAGATAAAGTGATCCTAAAGGCAGTTGGAATCACAGTTGGATCTTTGCTTTTTGTTCTTTTAATGGCAATGTTGCTTAGTACAACTAATACTTTTGTTAAAAAAGAATCATTCACTTTCCTAGAAATTCTGTTCACTTGCATATCTGCATTTGCAACAGTTGGTTTTGATATTGGTTTAACCGCAAAATTAAATCATTTTGGTCAATTTATTCTTATTGTGGGTATGTTTGTTGGCAGACTTGGGATCCTTTTGCTTTTAAGTGCACTTTGGCAGGCTCTTTATAAGAGTAGAATAGATAGACAAAAGAGAATTGGCTATCCTAGGGCTGATCTATATGTTTAG
- a CDS encoding potassium channel family protein translates to MADWWQWSQKRENEALTFAVVGVGRFGTAVCRELISNGADVLAADYSEKAIDDLRQLEPSIEARVVDCTDEESMKESGILEMNTVVVGISEPIEASITTTLIAKDSEGSKVKRVIARATSDLHEKMLKRVGADKVVFPSRMQGERLGLELVRPNLIERLELDNQTGIDEITVPEEFIGRSLRDLNLRKNYLVNVLAAGPAEELTVNPPAKYILERGNILVVMGKTVDLQKLPQN, encoded by the coding sequence ATGGCTGATTGGTGGCAGTGGTCTCAAAAGAGAGAAAATGAAGCACTCACTTTTGCAGTTGTCGGCGTTGGAAGATTTGGAACCGCAGTTTGCAGAGAACTTATTAGTAATGGTGCTGATGTTTTGGCTGCAGATTATTCGGAAAAAGCTATTGATGATTTAAGGCAATTAGAACCATCCATAGAAGCGAGAGTTGTAGATTGTACTGATGAAGAGTCTATGAAGGAATCGGGAATTCTCGAAATGAATACTGTTGTAGTGGGTATTAGTGAACCTATTGAAGCAAGTATAACTACAACTCTTATAGCTAAGGATAGTGAAGGTAGCAAAGTGAAAAGAGTAATAGCAAGAGCTACCAGTGACTTGCACGAAAAAATGTTAAAAAGAGTAGGTGCAGATAAAGTTGTTTTCCCATCCAGGATGCAAGGAGAAAGATTAGGTTTAGAACTAGTAAGACCAAACCTAATCGAAAGATTGGAACTAGATAATCAAACTGGTATAGATGAAATAACTGTTCCAGAGGAATTTATTGGAAGATCTTTAAGAGATTTAAATTTGAGGAAAAATTATCTAGTAAATGTTCTTGCTGCAGGACCTGCTGAAGAGTTAACAGTTAATCCTCCAGCAAAATATATTTTGGAAAGAGGAAATATTTTAGTAGTCATGGGTAAAACTGTAGATTTACAGAAATTGCCTCAAAATTAA
- a CDS encoding ribbon-helix-helix domain-containing protein produces the protein MATRQNSTNGKPKSPRIQVVLPELICEQLTILADNESRTVSNMAKVLIQEGIKKYFEKESKSPVSENNLNTDKFRDELEKQSVRRLKRAPQRIRYYKKSD, from the coding sequence ATGGCTACCCGCCAAAACTCAACTAATGGGAAGCCTAAATCCCCCAGAATTCAAGTAGTTCTTCCAGAATTAATATGTGAGCAATTAACTATTTTGGCCGATAATGAATCTAGGACAGTAAGTAATATGGCAAAAGTTTTAATACAAGAGGGTATAAAAAAATATTTCGAAAAAGAAAGTAAATCACCTGTTTCAGAAAATAATTTAAATACTGATAAATTTAGAGATGAACTTGAAAAACAAAGCGTCAGAAGATTAAAAAGAGCTCCTCAAAGGATTAGATACTATAAAAAATCTGATTAA
- a CDS encoding ABC-F family ATP-binding cassette domain-containing protein: protein MIRFEGVSKIYSTDVVLKNISWEIKKGEKVGLVGSNGAGKSTQFKILIGEEEQTSGTIIKEGNPKIAHLKQEFDCNLNFSVRQELESSFKDIQIVAIKLLEIEHKMKSLDIKKNSDELEILVNQLAKYQAKFEALGGYNMQSDVEKILPKLGFSMEDADKLVGNFSGGWQMKVALGKIILQKPDLLLLDEPTNHLDLETIFWLEEYLSSLKIAVMIISHDRYFLDKLCKKTIFVERGTCETYNGNYSFFVEQKSLNEESQNKAYQLQQKEIELQKRYIDRFRASATRSSQAKSREKQLKKISKIEAPIAKSKSPVFNFPECPRSGKLVLNIKNLSHSFEDKILFLDINLKISSGEKIAILGPNGCGKSTLLKIIMKKISPEIGDINLGKHNIITSYYEQNQAEALSLDERVIDLICSKSPEWSQKKVRTFLGGFGFQNESVFKYIKQLSGGEKARLALALMIINPSNFLLLDEPTNHLDLQSKENLELAIKNYKGSLLIISHDRYFISKVANRIIEIKDSKLFSYDGNYEYFLEKTQSQKI from the coding sequence GTGATTAGATTTGAAGGTGTAAGCAAAATTTATTCTACAGATGTTGTTTTAAAAAATATTAGTTGGGAGATTAAGAAAGGAGAAAAAGTTGGCTTAGTTGGTTCTAATGGTGCAGGTAAATCAACTCAATTTAAGATTTTAATTGGAGAGGAAGAGCAAACAAGTGGAACGATTATCAAAGAGGGAAATCCTAAAATTGCTCATTTAAAGCAAGAGTTTGATTGTAATTTGAATTTTTCAGTGAGACAGGAATTAGAAAGTTCTTTTAAAGATATACAAATTGTTGCCATTAAACTTTTAGAAATTGAGCATAAAATGAAATCGTTGGATATAAAAAAAAATTCTGATGAACTTGAAATATTAGTAAATCAACTCGCAAAATATCAGGCAAAATTTGAAGCTTTAGGTGGTTATAACATGCAATCTGATGTAGAAAAAATATTACCAAAATTAGGCTTTTCTATGGAGGATGCTGATAAATTAGTTGGCAATTTCTCAGGTGGTTGGCAGATGAAAGTTGCACTTGGAAAAATAATATTACAGAAACCTGATTTACTTTTACTGGATGAACCAACCAATCATTTAGATTTAGAAACTATTTTTTGGTTGGAGGAATATTTATCATCGCTTAAAATTGCAGTTATGATTATTAGCCATGATAGATATTTCTTAGATAAATTATGTAAAAAAACAATTTTTGTAGAAAGGGGAACATGTGAAACGTATAATGGGAACTATTCTTTTTTTGTCGAACAGAAATCTTTGAATGAAGAATCACAAAATAAGGCATATCAATTACAACAAAAAGAAATTGAGTTACAGAAGAGGTATATAGATAGATTTAGAGCTAGTGCAACTAGAAGTTCTCAAGCAAAAAGTAGAGAAAAACAATTAAAAAAGATTTCTAAAATTGAGGCTCCCATAGCAAAATCAAAAAGTCCTGTTTTTAATTTTCCAGAGTGCCCTCGCTCAGGAAAATTAGTTCTGAATATCAAAAATTTGTCTCATAGTTTCGAGGATAAAATTCTTTTTTTAGATATTAATTTAAAGATTTCTTCTGGGGAGAAAATAGCTATATTGGGACCTAATGGCTGCGGCAAATCTACATTGCTTAAAATCATTATGAAAAAAATATCTCCTGAAATTGGAGATATTAATCTTGGTAAACATAATATAATTACTAGCTATTATGAACAGAATCAAGCTGAAGCACTTTCCCTTGACGAAAGGGTTATTGATTTAATATGTAGTAAATCTCCAGAATGGTCCCAAAAAAAAGTTAGAACATTTTTAGGGGGTTTTGGCTTTCAAAATGAATCTGTTTTTAAATATATTAAACAACTCAGTGGGGGAGAAAAGGCAAGATTAGCATTGGCGCTCATGATTATTAATCCTAGTAATTTCCTTCTTTTGGACGAACCAACTAATCATTTGGATCTTCAATCTAAGGAAAACTTAGAATTAGCAATTAAAAATTATAAAGGTTCACTATTAATCATTTCTCATGATAGGTATTTTATTTCAAAGGTTGCAAATAGAATTATTGAAATTAAAGATTCAAAGTTATTTTCATATGATGGTAATTACGAATATTTTTTAGAAAAAACTCAAAGCCAAAAAATTTGA
- a CDS encoding trypsin-like peptidase domain-containing protein codes for MKRYIHKLLVIVSLIPIGITYPAKVISQPLSKSNINEVSLFSNKSFITKAVERTGAAVVTIDTQRYVKKRKFPRNSQLFIDPYFERFFGLDLPNENRPRIEQNQGSGFIFADGLVMTNAHVVNGSDKVIVGLTNGKKLNAQLIGQDSFTDLAVLKIEGKGPWPKAKLGDSAKIKVGDWAIAVGNPFGLENTVTLGIISNLNRNVNQLGIYDKKLELIQTDAAINPGNSGGPLLNSDGEVIGINTLIRSGPGAGLSFAIPINKAKEIAYQLLQNGKVIHPMIGISLIEESISERKNKVVKVGYVVPNSPAEKSGIKIDDILIKIGNKDIETASDVIEQISKNGIKKQVNILLKRKNKFIKLKVIPTDITNLQNN; via the coding sequence TTGAAAAGATACATCCATAAGCTATTAGTAATCGTCTCATTAATTCCAATAGGCATTACATATCCTGCAAAAGTAATATCCCAACCATTAAGCAAATCAAACATTAATGAAGTTAGTTTATTTTCAAACAAATCTTTCATAACAAAAGCTGTAGAGAGAACCGGTGCAGCTGTGGTGACAATTGATACTCAAAGATATGTTAAAAAAAGAAAATTTCCAAGAAATTCTCAACTATTTATAGACCCATATTTTGAAAGATTTTTTGGATTAGATTTGCCTAACGAAAACCGACCAAGGATAGAGCAAAACCAAGGCAGTGGATTTATATTTGCAGATGGACTTGTCATGACCAATGCTCATGTAGTGAATGGATCAGATAAGGTAATTGTTGGTTTAACCAACGGCAAAAAATTAAACGCCCAACTGATAGGTCAAGACTCTTTTACTGATTTAGCTGTGTTAAAGATTGAAGGGAAAGGGCCTTGGCCAAAAGCAAAATTGGGCGATTCTGCAAAGATTAAAGTTGGTGATTGGGCTATAGCAGTTGGAAATCCATTCGGACTGGAAAACACAGTTACTCTTGGTATTATTAGTAATCTAAATAGAAACGTAAATCAATTAGGAATATATGATAAAAAACTTGAACTGATACAAACAGACGCTGCTATTAATCCTGGCAATTCTGGAGGTCCACTGTTGAATAGCGATGGTGAAGTAATTGGTATTAATACGTTGATAAGATCAGGTCCAGGAGCGGGTTTGAGTTTTGCAATCCCAATTAATAAAGCTAAGGAAATTGCCTATCAACTTTTACAAAATGGGAAAGTAATACATCCTATGATTGGAATTAGCCTAATAGAAGAAAGTATTTCTGAGAGAAAAAATAAGGTTGTAAAAGTTGGATATGTAGTACCAAACAGTCCAGCTGAAAAAAGTGGAATCAAGATAGATGATATTTTAATTAAAATAGGAAATAAAGATATTGAAACAGCATCAGACGTAATAGAACAAATTAGTAAAAATGGTATCAAAAAACAAGTAAATATATTATTGAAGCGTAAAAATAAATTTATTAAATTAAAAGTAATACCAACTGATATTACTAATCTACAAAATAACTAA
- a CDS encoding DUF2973 domain-containing protein: protein MTILFPIIYSAALTYLVWKAFKVMSNGWGISDNKNQRLGTSSFKQKKYTIHPELLDKSGNITEEELLTVRFSNDNDSTLEEKGSTTD, encoded by the coding sequence ATGACTATTTTATTTCCAATTATATATTCTGCGGCCTTAACCTATTTAGTGTGGAAAGCTTTTAAAGTAATGTCTAATGGCTGGGGTATATCTGATAATAAAAATCAACGTTTAGGTACTTCAAGTTTTAAACAAAAAAAGTACACAATACATCCAGAACTTTTAGATAAATCGGGTAATATAACAGAAGAGGAGCTTTTAACAGTTAGGTTTTCTAATGATAATGACTCTACATTAGAAGAAAAAGGTTCAACAACTGATTAA
- a CDS encoding high light inducible protein, translating to MNKDNQPRFGFVNFAETWNGRMAMMGILIGLGTELITGQSILRQIGIG from the coding sequence ATGAATAAAGACAATCAACCAAGATTTGGCTTTGTAAATTTTGCAGAAACATGGAATGGCCGTATGGCAATGATGGGTATTTTGATTGGACTTGGTACTGAATTAATTACTGGACAAAGTATTCTTCGACAAATTGGAATAGGTTAG
- a CDS encoding DUF2614 family zinc ribbon-containing protein → MNYFLKANKNLLTYSLIILIVIPIFGFNFFISFVGNILVLLFLIPLLLIVLVFIGFNSYKSKINTCSNCGAVSLGLSETCMNCGADLENINNQDQLDKKPSESTIDVKAEEIK, encoded by the coding sequence GTGAATTATTTTCTTAAAGCTAATAAAAATCTTCTTACTTACTCATTAATCATACTTATCGTTATTCCAATTTTTGGATTTAACTTTTTCATTAGCTTTGTTGGAAATATTCTAGTTCTTTTATTTTTAATTCCTCTTTTATTAATAGTTTTAGTGTTTATAGGTTTTAACTCTTACAAATCTAAAATTAATACATGCAGTAATTGTGGAGCTGTATCGTTAGGTTTAAGTGAAACCTGCATGAATTGCGGTGCAGATTTAGAGAATATAAATAACCAAGATCAATTAGATAAAAAGCCTAGTGAAAGTACCATTGATGTGAAAGCAGAAGAAATTAAGTAA
- a CDS encoding YihY/virulence factor BrkB family protein → MQRSSTWILKSLWGACERWSKSDCVDLSAAFAYYTLQSFFPILLISLSIASWFLGKQEGLDQQIIAIAAQLLPPSVVELVETTLFKLIDQGFGAGILGAMFLLFTAGNAYLSLQRGSDRLWEDEIPSKKVNAAWRVQASKFLRNRVEAFLIVFFIGFLMVLDQISANLRMIPSNVLENLSKSNNLISDLLSKLPLLQVGQFAIPLIGFSLMALLLQALLPSRKVPLKPLLPGSFLIGIGLTTLNLAVSKSILSLGVRFQAYGFIGGFLVLTLWVWLLGVILYFGQCWSVVIASMTLVNKKRNYR, encoded by the coding sequence ATGCAGAGAAGTTCAACTTGGATATTGAAAAGTTTATGGGGAGCTTGTGAGCGATGGAGCAAATCTGATTGTGTTGATTTAAGTGCTGCATTTGCATACTACACACTTCAATCATTTTTTCCCATCCTTCTTATTTCTCTTTCAATAGCTTCATGGTTCCTAGGAAAACAAGAAGGATTAGATCAACAAATAATTGCCATTGCTGCCCAGCTTTTACCTCCTTCAGTAGTTGAGTTAGTAGAGACAACATTATTTAAATTAATAGATCAAGGTTTTGGAGCAGGAATTCTTGGAGCTATGTTTTTGCTTTTTACAGCAGGAAATGCATATCTATCTCTTCAAAGAGGTTCGGATAGGCTTTGGGAGGACGAAATTCCTTCTAAAAAAGTTAATGCTGCTTGGAGAGTGCAAGCTTCGAAGTTTCTCCGAAATAGAGTTGAAGCCTTTTTAATAGTATTCTTTATTGGTTTTTTAATGGTACTAGATCAAATTAGTGCAAATCTTAGGATGATCCCAAGTAACGTTTTAGAAAATCTTTCAAAATCTAATAATCTTATTTCTGATTTATTATCAAAGTTGCCGTTATTACAAGTTGGTCAGTTTGCAATACCACTAATTGGGTTTTCTTTAATGGCTCTTTTATTACAAGCACTTTTACCAAGTAGAAAAGTTCCATTGAAACCACTATTACCTGGATCTTTTCTTATTGGAATTGGCCTAACAACATTGAACCTTGCAGTAAGTAAAAGTATTCTCTCACTTGGAGTAAGGTTTCAAGCATACGGTTTTATTGGAGGTTTTCTAGTACTTACTTTATGGGTATGGCTATTAGGAGTGATTTTATATTTTGGACAGTGTTGGAGCGTAGTAATTGCTAGTATGACTTTAGTAAATAAAAAAAGAAATTATAGATAA